Part of the Gramella sp. Hel_I_59 genome, GCTCCTCCTGCTGCTCTAACCGGTGCCGACTGCTCTAGTGCCGCAGAACAATCTAAAAGGCTTTTTGCAGAACCTGAAAATTTTGTATTAAGAATAAAAAAACTACTAGAAAAACGAGAAACAGTAATTGGAGAAGAGATTGAAATGGCAGATGGACGTTATCTCGAACGTAGTTATATCCCAATTTTTAGTGATGGCATCTATAAAGGGCACCTTTGGAGCTATGATGACATCACTATTAGAAAACGTTATAAAGAATCTTTAAAGGCTCAGAAGGAAAAATATAGTAACATCATTGCGAATATGAACCTGGGACTGCTGGAAGTGGATAATAATGACCATATAATTATGGCGAACCAGAGTTTCCAGCATATTAGTGGTTACACAGAGAAAGAATTGAAGGGTAAACATCCAGCAGATCTTCTATTAACTGATGAGTCTAAACAATTACTTGAAACAATAGAGGACCATAAAAAAACCGGAATTACCACTAGTTATGAAATTACGGTATTTAATAAAACTGGTGAAAAAAGAACATGGATTATAAGTGGTACACCCAATTATAATATGCAAGGTGAGATGATTGGCTCCATCCTCATCCATCTCGATATTACAGATCGTAAGGACCTTGAAAACAAACAGGTGGAACTTTTAAAGGATTTGGAGGTTCAGAACCAGGAATTAAATGATTATGCTCATATCGTATCCCACGATCTAAAATCTCCTCTTCGGAATATTTCGGCACTACTGAGCTGGACTAAGGAAGATTTCAGGAATCAGTTAGGTGAAGATAGCCTTGTGAATATTGATCTTATGCAGGATAAGGTGGAAAAAATGGATCACCTTATTGAGAACATTCTGAAGTATTCCAGTATAGATCGTAGTTCAGCAAGCGTCGAGAAAGTAGACGTTCAGGCGTTGGTGGAAGATATCATCGCCATGATCTATATCCCAGATCACATACAAGTGACCATCAAGAACAAATTACCGGTCATTCAGGCTGATACTACCAGAATTCAGCAGCTATTCCAGAATATTATATCTAATGCTGTAAACTACATCGATAAGGAACAGGGAATTGTGGAAGTGGATGTGGAGGAAAATGCAATGGAATATATATTCTCTGTACAGGATAATGGAATTGGCATTCCAGAAGACCAGCATGATCGTATTTTCCAGATTTTCAACACTGCCTCAGACCATAAGAAATCTACTGGAATTGGTCTAAGTATCGTAAGAAAGATCATCGATCTTTATGATGGAAAAGTTTGGCTGGAAAGCAAACCTGGAATTGGCACCACTTTTAATTTCAGTATAAAAAAGAGTTTATGAAAGTAGCACAGGCAAAATATGAAGCTGGAAACTGGAATTCTAATACTGAAACTTCAGATCTAGAAAACCCGATCGTTTTAATATTTGGTGATCGCCATCTTTTAGAAAAGCAAAGTTTTACTGAAG contains:
- a CDS encoding PAS domain S-box protein, encoding MQLAKNIEILERALVREKAARKAAEAILEQKSLELYNVSEELRQTNSILEETLNRKTSELEGVFETLIDAFIVMELSGDVIKMNQAAKDLLGFDPEEEHVNLIGLVKDQYKEYTFEAFKELTIHGKFNNYRAVIITKNGDEKIVQINASIIYNTKGEPVAAQGIARDITQETAMKRQMQHQKRQLDIIFGNSPIGVSLARSMDGGLLMVNSAMSKMFGYTPEEFEKVDVNQITHPDHREETLKLREKLFAGEIQSFQMEKRYFKKDGSLLWANTSVTAVPDENGVTEYLVATVEDITERKEASNKLKQSENRMSTLIMNMQSAVLLEDENRTISLTNQRFCDLFEIPAPPAALTGADCSSAAEQSKRLFAEPENFVLRIKKLLEKRETVIGEEIEMADGRYLERSYIPIFSDGIYKGHLWSYDDITIRKRYKESLKAQKEKYSNIIANMNLGLLEVDNNDHIIMANQSFQHISGYTEKELKGKHPADLLLTDESKQLLETIEDHKKTGITTSYEITVFNKTGEKRTWIISGTPNYNMQGEMIGSILIHLDITDRKDLENKQVELLKDLEVQNQELNDYAHIVSHDLKSPLRNISALLSWTKEDFRNQLGEDSLVNIDLMQDKVEKMDHLIENILKYSSIDRSSASVEKVDVQALVEDIIAMIYIPDHIQVTIKNKLPVIQADTTRIQQLFQNIISNAVNYIDKEQGIVEVDVEENAMEYIFSVQDNGIGIPEDQHDRIFQIFNTASDHKKSTGIGLSIVRKIIDLYDGKVWLESKPGIGTTFNFSIKKSL